One segment of Sesamum indicum cultivar Zhongzhi No. 13 linkage group LG4, S_indicum_v1.0, whole genome shotgun sequence DNA contains the following:
- the LOC105160864 gene encoding probable inactive receptor-like protein kinase At3g56050 encodes MNEFWRSRSRLAAAFSVFCLYLLNLSSCWSLNDEGAALLRFKERILSDPHGALSNWIDEVGVESPCSWFGVECSEGYVVVLNLKDLCLRGTLAPDIGNLNHMKSIILRNNSFSGVIPEEIASLKDLELLDVGYNNFSGPLPCHLDKNFSTMILLLDNNELLSMHPEIYELEKLSEVQVKEDLLSRHRLASSCNRLVISCNSRETRTLAGRKMLQEAPVKRIPAFPFLPPPQPSRRRIPSPAPLFPSPSTPTPVPLPSPAPLPSPSPSPSPGPSAPPSSPSPINRTSPRPLLTPAERPNAPTNSSRRTHKIILSAAIGGPILLLLLIIGIFFYRSGKVATVKPWATGLSGQLQRAFVTGVPKLKRSELEAACEDFSNVIGSPSFCTLYKGTLSSGVEIAVASIAVASSKDWSSNLEAQFRKKIDTLSKVNHKNFVSLLGYCEEEEPFTRMMVFEYAPNGTLFEHLHIREAEHLDWAMRLRVAMGIAYCLEHMHQLTPTLAHRNLTSSTVYLTEDYAAKISDFVFWDEGAAAERQPSPQSNIYSFGVMMFEMITGKLPYSAGSDSSEDWASDYLRGGQPLREMVDPTLRTYQEDQLQQIGAVIKTCVNPNPRQRPTMREVCAHLREITGIGPDGAIPKLSPLWWAELEILSTEAS; translated from the exons ATGAATGAGTTTTGGAGATCTCGAAGTCGTCTCGCGGCGgcattttctgttttctgcCTTTATTTGCTGAACTTGAGTTCTTGTTGGTCTCTCAATGATGAAG GTGCGGCGTTGCTGAGGTTTAAAGAAAGGATTTTGAGTGATCCTCATGGAGCTCTGTCGAATTGGATTGATGAAGTAGGAGTGGAGAGTCCTTGTTCTTGGTTTGGAGTTGAGTGTTCAGAAGGATATGTTGTTGTTTT GAACCTCAAAGATCTCTGCTTGAGGGGTACTCTGGCTCCTGATATTGGGAACTTAAATCACATGAAATCTAT AATTTTGCGCAACAATTCTTTTTCCGGTGTCATCCCTGAAGAGATTGCAAGTTTAAAAGACTTGGAGCTGTTAGATGTTGGATATAATAACTTTAGTGGGCCTCTTCCATGCCATCTGGACAAAAATTTCTCAACAATGATCCT TCTGCTGGACAACAATGAGCTTCTTAGCATGCATCCTGAAATTTATGAACTTGAAAAGCTATCTGAAGTTCAAGTGAAGGAGGACCTATTATCCAGACACCGACTGGCATCATCTTGTAATCGCCTAGTAATctcatg CAATTCAAGGGAAACAAGAACCTTAGCAGGAAGAAAGATGTTACAAGAAGCCCCAGTTAAGAGAATACCAGCCTTCCCGTTTCTTCCTCCACCACAACCCTCACGAAGAAGAATTCCATCTCCAGCTCCATTATTCCCATCACCGTCTACTCCAACTCCAGTGCCACTTCCCTCTCCAGCTCCGCTtccatctccatctccatctccatctccTGGGCCATCAGCACCACCCTCTTCTCCTTCTCCCATTAACCGTACTTCTCCACGTCCACTTCTTACTCCAGCAGAAAGGCCTAATGCACCAACAAATAGTTCCCGGAGGACTCACAAAATCATACTATCTGCAGCCATAGGTGGTCCTATACTGCTTCTACTTTTGATCattggaattttcttttatcgaAGCGGTAAGGTTGCTACTGTCAAACCCTGGGCTACTGGATTAAGTGGACAGCTGCAGAGAGCATTTGTAACTG GTGTCCCAAAGCTCAAGAGATCCGAACTTGAGGCTGCTTGTGAAGATTTTAGTAATGTGATTGGTTCTCCATCGTTTTGTACTTTATATAAGGGTACATTGTCCAGCGGAGTTGAGATAGCAGTTGCATCTATTGCAGTGGCATCTTCAAAGGACTGGTCAAGTAATCTGGAAGCCCAGTTCAGGAAGAAG ATTGACACGTTATCCAAAGTGAATCACAAGAATTTCGTCAGCCTCCTTGGTTATTGTGAGGAAGAAGAACCTTTCACCAGGATGATGGTTTTTGAGTATGCTCCCAACGGAACTCTCTTTGAGCATCTACACA TAAGAGAAGCTGAGCACTTGGACTGGGCAATGCGGCTGAGAGTAGCAATGGGAATTGCATACTGTCTCGAACACATGCACCAGCTGACACCAACATTAGCCCACAGAAACTTGACTTCCTCGACCGTTTATCTGACTGAAGATTACGCTGCCAAAATTTCTGACTTTGTCTTCTGGGACGAAGGCGCTGCAGCTGAGAGACAACCTAGTCCCCAAAGTAATATCTATAGCTTTGGTGTCATGATGTTCGAGATGATAACCGGTAAGCTCCCATACTCAGCAGGCAGTGACTCGTCTGAAGACTGGGCCTCGGATTATCTTAGAGGAGGACAACCTCTTAGGGAAATGGTCGACCCGACTCTAAGAACGTACCAAGAAGATCAACTTCAACAGATTGGTGCTGTGATCAAGACGTGTGTCAACCCCAACCCCAGACAAAGACCGACAATGCGAGAAGTTTGTGCGCACTTGAGAGAGATAACAGGGATCGGACCTGACGGAGCCATCCCGAAATTGTCACCACTTTGGTGGGCAGAACTTGAGATTCTTTCAACTGAGGCTAGCTAA
- the LOC105160974 gene encoding non-classical arabinogalactan protein 30 yields MKVVVTLAIIRKPSYQNTILVVPTSSLMYSDSNARHQLYIVSSMITHFSISQDNLLSASPSQLLKKMASGQLIAVISFLSLLLAIHPTTAHEPVPQPPKVAEKAVDVVVEGTVYCQSCKHYGTWTVEGSKPIQAATISVICKDHRNRVSYYKACETDKNGYFYAELKGFKMGHSFLDHPLHSCKVKLVSSPLQTCNHLTNVNYGLYGAPLHYEDKRIFGNNYEAVIYAAGPLAFRPGHCAPKAEVDDELP; encoded by the coding sequence ATGAAGGTGGTTGTCACGTTGGCAATAATTAGGAAACCAAGTTATCagaatacaattttagtcgtCCCCACGTCGAGTCTCATGTATTCAGATTCAAACGCCAGacaccaattatatatagtatcaAGTATGATTACACACTTCAGCATTTCACAAGACAATCTTCTAAGTGCTTCTCCCTCACAGCTTCTGAAGAAGATGGCAAGCGGCCAACTCATTGCTGTCATTTCTTTCCTATCCCTCTTGCTGGCCATCCACCCAACAACCGCCCATGAACCAGTTCCACAGCCACCAAAAGTGGCGGAGAAGGCTGTTGATGTGGTGGTGGAAGGAACCGTCTACTGCCAAAGCTGCAAGCACTATGGAACATGGACTGTGGAGGGATCCAAGCCTATTCAAGCTGCCACCATTAGTGTTATCTGCAAAGATCACAGAAATCGAGTCAGCTACTACAAGGCATGTGAAACAGACAAAAATGGTTACTTCTATGCAGAGCTTAAAGGCTTCAAGATGGGCCATTCTTTCTTGGACCATCCTCTACATTCATGCAAAGTAAAATTGGTGTCTTCACCTCTCCAAACGTGTAACCACCTCACAAATGTGAACTATGGACTCTATGGGGCTCCACTTCATTATGAAGACAAGAGAATTTTTGGAAATAACTATGAGGCTGTGATATATGCTGCAGGTCCATTGGCTTTTCGGCCAGGTCATTGTGCTCCTAAGGCAGAAGTCGATGATGAGCTCCCTTAA
- the LOC105160865 gene encoding uncharacterized protein LOC105160865 has protein sequence MSNNGNTLYNNLFSSLISDIKSYNGIDPLLPWLRGIRKMKETLPPQLLKEKLPRFLQKCSETFLTDRRYSNDLRYLRVWLQLMDFVDDPKAILKTMEMNQIGMKKSLFYQAYALYYEKLKKFDAAEKIYHLGVQNLAEPADELQKSFEQFLSRMERHKNKRVQGGKTNSEVLNHEVRGCKEDSHRVHGQTAHIWNERNFPETQAKFVNIRNKIAPSQSCQTEMPMREANHNHMAAKSCNVGQLGDQPPLKLVMSDSGVNVKLEEDKSRRFCSDDTVVVKFVDTAIVGKSYAEDARHHGLVEPTINTKEAMNAINSMFREPLEPSVAGRTRRNQSTTSNNVKNGFNVFTDESLETDFRSAQQREDPSRTQLKGVDVDQPLETSFEIYVDSEETNDVKEKVNEKGIQAHNASSFSRNVFGKSDDHPSDCFKDPKPRSVHQAGPREDTVVYRFVGSTISDEPEVENVWHHGLVDPTINFKEAMKDINSMFGKPIEFVRKSRPKKHDRAPDVKNNCEEFLILPDDDEPENKKVEDDIGCMFQKPLGFEMRCNRRNLDKEPDVMNNQGGFLILPDDELDNQQDSSLPSSSTRNGNDLFEQTLCTKEAMDEINKLFAMPMDF, from the exons ATGTCGAACAATGGCAACACTCTGTACAACAATCTCTTCTCTTCGCTGATTTCCGACATCAAATCCTATAATGGGATTGATCCTCTCCTCCCTTGGCTCCG TGGGATAAGAAAGATGAAGGAGACGCTGCCGCCTCAGCTTCTGAAGGAGAAGCTGCCTCGATTTCTCCAGAAATGCTCCGAGACTTTCCTGACTGACCGCCGTTACTCCAATGATTTGCGATACCTTCGCGTTTGGTTGCAGTTG ATGGATTTTGTGGATGATCCAAAAGCAATTCTGAAAACAATGGAGATGAATCAGATTGGGATGAAGAAGTCTTTGTTTTACCAGGCATACGCTCTCTATTATGAGAAATTGAAGAAGTTTGATGCAGCTGAGAAGATTTATCATTTGGGAGTGCAAAA CCTTGCAGAGCCTGCTGATGAGTTGCAAAAGTCATTTGAGCAGTTTCTAAGTCGTATGGAGCGACATAAAAATAAGAGAGTTCAG GGAGGGAAAACAAACAGCGAAGTACTGAATCATGAGGTTAGAGGTTGTAAAGAGGACTCACACAGAGTTCATGGTCAGACTGCACATATTTGGAATGAACGGAATTTTCCCGAGACACAAgctaaatttgtaaatattcgTAACAAGATAGCTCCATCACAAAGTTGTCAAACTGAAATGCCAATGAGAGAAGCAAATCATAACCACATGGCAGCAAAATCCTGTAATGTTGGACAACTTGGTGATCAACCTCCTCTAAAGTTGGTAATGAGTGATTCTGGAGTCAATGTAAAACTAGAGGAAGACAAAAGCCGAAGGTTTTGTAGTGATGATACAGTTGTAGTGAAGTTTGTAGATACTGCCATTGTTGGGAAATCTTATGCAGAAGATGCACGACATCATGGTCTTGTGGAACCTACTATTAACACTAAAGAGGCCATGAATGCCATCAACAGCATGTTCCGAGAGCCATTAGAGCCATCAGTTGCTGGGAGGACAAGGAGAAACCAGTCCACTACTAGTAACAATGTGAAAAATGGATTTAATGTTTTCACTGATGAAAGTTTAGAGACTGACTTCCGATCAGCACAGCAGAGAGAAGATCCATCAAGGACCCAACTTAAGGGAGTTGATGTGGATCAGCCTCTGGAGACATCATTTGAAATATATGTTGACAGTGAGGAAACCAATGATGTTAAAGAGAAAGTCAATGAGAAAGGTATACAAGCTCACAATGCAAGCAGTTTCAGTAGGAATGTGTTTGGTAAATCAGATGATCATCCTTCAGACTGTTTTAAAGATCCGAAACCTAGGAGTGTGCACCAAGCTGGACCCCGGGAGGATACAGTTGTTTATAGGTTTGTGGGATCAACCATCTCAGATGAACCTGAAGTGGAAAATGTTTGGCACCATGGCCTTGTAGATCCCACCATTAATTTTAAGGAGGCTATGAAAGATATTAATAGCATGTTTGGAAAGCCAATAGAATTTGTGAGGAAAAGCAGGCCCAAGAAACACGATAGAGCACCTGATGTGAAGAATAATTGTGAAGAGTTTCTGATTCTTCCTGATGATGATGAAccagaaaacaaaaaggttGAAGATGATATTGGTTGCATGTTCCAGAAACCATTAGGGTTTGAAATGAGATGCAACCGCAGGAATTTAGACAAAGAGCCGGATGTGATGAACAACCAGGGTGGGTTTTTGATACTTCCTGATGATGAATTAGATAATCAACAAGATAGCTCCTTGCCGAGCTCATCTACCAGAAATGGTAATGATTTGTTTGAACAAACTCTCTGCACAAAAGAGGCAATGGATGAAATCAACAAACTGTTTGCAATGCCAATGGATTTCTAA
- the LOC105160866 gene encoding LOW QUALITY PROTEIN: SAM50-like protein SPAC17C9.06 (The sequence of the model RefSeq protein was modified relative to this genomic sequence to represent the inferred CDS: inserted 1 base in 1 codon): MDAQPESGPQSKEPESPNPDPEPYEEIEEDEEPEKDEDLEHEEGEEPKTMTPEARIRKDRANMEALFRRLSTERVPVRVHDVIIKGNTKTKDSLIESEVEAVFRDATSFQQLLRAASVANARLQDLDIFDSVNITLDAGPPELPGTANVVIEVTEAKNPLTGDLGVYSKPEARSWSLEGSLKLKNLFGYGDLWDGSVAYGWGQTSEVSTGVSIPRFKGISTPLSARISLLSQDWLKFSSYKEQALGLSLGLLSTGNHDLSYNLSWRTLTDPSQMSSHTVRRQLGHSLLSALKYGFKIDNRDSSMRPTRGYAFVSTTQIGGLFPDLRSLRFIRQELDLRFAIPLGFYRAALNFGISGGVIFPWGNGSLNAPSYLPERFFMGGNSSPVCSLRGPTSVLGFKARGXXXXEDSNGGSSSDSGIDHIGGDLAVTAFADFSFDLPLRVFRDAGIHGHLFACTGSLNKLTENAYKGFSLQKFRDSFRSSAGFGIIIPTKLFRMEVNYCYILKQLEHDQGKTGVQFSFSSPL; the protein is encoded by the exons atggACGCCCAGCCGGAGTCCGGCCCGCAATCCAAAGAGCCGGAGAGCCCAAACCCTGACCCAGAACCCTACGAAGAAAtcgaagaagatgaagaaccCGAGAAAGACGAAGACTTGGAGCacgaagaaggagaagaaccCAAAACCATGACTCCTGAGGCCCGAATACGAAAGGACCGGGCCAATATGGAGGCCCTCTTCAGGCGCCTCTCCACAGAGCGGGTTCCGGTTCGGGTCCATGACGTCATCATCAAGGGCAACACGAAGACCAAGGATTCTTTGATTGAGTCCGAGGTGGAGGCGGTGTTCAGGGATGCTACTAGTTTCCAGCAATTACTGCGTGCCGCCAGTGTTGCCAACGCGCGGCTGCAGGACCTCGATATTTTTGATTCGGTTAATATTACCCTCGACGCAGGCCCACCGGAGCTGCCTGGAACTGCGAACGTCGTCATTGAGGTTACTGAGGCGAAGAACCCGCTGACAGGAGATTTGGGGGTTTACTCCAAGCCTGAG GCTAGATCCTGGTCTCTAGAAGGGTCtctaaaactgaaaaatttgtttggtTACGGAGATCTATGGGATGGTTCAGTGGCTTATGGCTGGGGTCAAACCTCAGAAGTTAGTACAGGAGTCTCAATACCCAGATTTAAAGGGATTTCTACTCCTTTGTCTGCAAGAATATCTCTGCTTTCTCAAGATTGGTTGAAGTTTTCCTCATACAAAGAGCAGGCTCTTGGCCTCTCACTTGGCCTATTATCAACTGGGAACCACGATTTATCTTACAATTTATCTTGGCGTACTTTAACAGATCCATCTCAAATGTCTTCCCATACAGTGAGGAGGCAGCTTGGGCATAGTTTGTTGTCAGCTTTGAAGTATGGGTTTAAAATTGACAATAGAGATTCATCAATGAGGCCAACTAGAGGATATGCTTTTGTTTCCACTACACAAATTGGTGGTCTTTTTCCCGATCTTCGTAGCTTACGCTTTATTCGTCAG GAGCTTGATCTTCGTTTTGCTATTCCCTTGGGGTTCTATCGCGCTGCattaaattttggaatttcaGGTGGTGTTATATTTCCATGGGGGAATGGATCTTTGAATGCACCTTCATATTTACCAGAGAGGTTCTTCATGGGTGGTAATTCTTCTCCAGTTTGCTCCTTGAGAGGGCCAACATCTGTTTTAGGTTTCAAGGCAAGAG NNNNNNNNNGAGAAGATTCTAATGGTGGAAGCTCTTCAGATTCTGGGATAGATCATATTGGTGGAGATCTTGCTGTCACAGCATTTGCAGACTTTTCTTTTGATCTACCTTTGAGAGTTTTCAGGGATGCTGGTATCCATGGGCACTTATTTGCTTGCACTGGTAGCCTGAATAAATTGACAGAGAATGCATACAAAGGATTTTCTCTCCAGAAATTTCGAGATTCCTTCCGAAGTTCTGCAGGATTTGGAATCATTATACCCACCAAGCTATTCCGTATGGAG GTCAACTACTGCTACATTTTGAAACAACTAGAGCATGACCAGGGGAAGACTGGTGTTCAGTTTAGCTTCTCTTCTCCACTATAA